In Thermobaculum terrenum ATCC BAA-798, the DNA window CACCCCTGATCTACTTCCTAGCGACGTTATTGGCGTATCTATATATAACCAAAAAACTGGAGAGTTTGAATATAGACCAGGTCCAATCATCGCTCAAGTTGTGCTCGCAGATGAAATCAACAGAGCTACTCCCAAAACACAATCAGCCCTATTGGAAGCGATGGAAGAGAAGCAGGTTACTGTTGATGGGGTGACTCATAGCCTTCCCGAGCCTTTTCTCGTCATTGCTACAGAAAACCCTATAGAGTACGAGGGCACTTTCCCACTGCCAGAGGCCCAGTTAGATAGGTTTCTTATAAGGATGGCTATAGGGTACCCAGATAAGTCTGATGAGATCTCTGTACTGGAGAGCCAGCACATAAGGCATCCCTTGGAGGAAATTGGCCAGGTAGTTAGTCCAGCAGATATATTAGAGGCACAAGAAGCAGTTAAATCTGTATATGTAGACAGGCTGATAAGCGAATATATCGTGAATATAACCTCTGCGACCAGAGAGCATCCGGATGTTTACTTGGGCGCAAGCCCCAGGGGATCACTTGGCATATACAGGGTCGCTCAGGCGCGTGCTGCGATCTCTGGTAGGGATTATGTTATACCTGACGATGTAAAATCTGTTGTGCTTCCTGTGCTGTCCCATCGAATAATTCTCAATCCTTCCGCTCGTATGAGGGAAGTCACGACAGAGTCCGTAATATCCAACGTCCTAGAGAGCGTAACTGTTCCTGGTACTAGGTCTGTTATTCGTAGATAAGATTGCAGGTTTGTATGTA includes these proteins:
- a CDS encoding AAA family ATPase, giving the protein MLVDVASIAQRISENIQKVILGKKDEIELAILALLSKGHILLEDVPGVGKTVLAKSLAASLGCSFKRIQFTPDLLPSDVIGVSIYNQKTGEFEYRPGPIIAQVVLADEINRATPKTQSALLEAMEEKQVTVDGVTHSLPEPFLVIATENPIEYEGTFPLPEAQLDRFLIRMAIGYPDKSDEISVLESQHIRHPLEEIGQVVSPADILEAQEAVKSVYVDRLISEYIVNITSATREHPDVYLGASPRGSLGIYRVAQARAAISGRDYVIPDDVKSVVLPVLSHRIILNPSARMREVTTESVISNVLESVTVPGTRSVIRR